In one Pseudoclavibacter sp. Marseille-Q3772 genomic region, the following are encoded:
- a CDS encoding cysteine desulfurase family protein has translation MPIYLDHAATSPLRPQARDAWLAAHDSLGNPSSIHASGQQARMRLETAREAIARHLGAEPIEVVLTSGGTESINLAIKGIYWQRQRSGAGRRILTTAAEHHATLDAIKWLTEYQGAEVGFIDVDETGCIRLDHLERELSAGDVALVTSLHANNEVGTVQPVRAVCSLAARFGVPSHIDAVSSLGSLPVSLHEFGASAVSVSAHKVGGPVGVGALAIGRQVQADALVHGGGQQRGMRSGTLDLAGAAAFAAALDAAADDAVVARLRQLRDLCIHELRAAVPDAVLLGADAAAELNDNGVSVPARLPGNAHFLFPGAQGDSLLYLLDMAGVSVSTGSACQAGIPEPSHVVLAMGGDADAAKSVLRITLGWDTREEDVRALVEALPDAYARARRAGFSNR, from the coding sequence ATGCCGATCTATCTGGATCACGCCGCCACATCACCGCTTCGGCCTCAGGCGCGGGATGCTTGGCTCGCCGCACATGACTCCTTGGGTAACCCGTCCTCCATCCACGCGAGCGGGCAGCAGGCAAGGATGCGCCTGGAGACAGCACGCGAGGCAATCGCGCGGCACCTGGGTGCGGAGCCGATCGAGGTTGTGCTCACCTCTGGCGGTACCGAATCAATCAACTTGGCAATCAAGGGCATCTATTGGCAGCGACAGCGCTCCGGCGCGGGCCGGCGGATCTTGACGACGGCGGCTGAACACCATGCGACGTTGGACGCGATCAAATGGTTGACGGAGTACCAGGGCGCTGAGGTGGGGTTTATTGATGTGGACGAAACTGGATGCATCCGGCTCGACCATCTTGAACGCGAACTTTCGGCGGGAGATGTCGCGCTGGTGACCTCATTGCACGCCAATAATGAGGTGGGCACGGTCCAGCCGGTGCGGGCCGTGTGCTCGCTTGCGGCGAGGTTCGGGGTGCCCAGTCATATTGATGCAGTTTCGTCGCTCGGATCGTTGCCGGTCTCGCTGCACGAGTTTGGGGCGAGCGCAGTGAGTGTTTCGGCGCACAAGGTCGGCGGTCCGGTCGGTGTGGGTGCGCTTGCGATTGGGCGTCAGGTGCAGGCGGATGCGTTGGTGCACGGAGGGGGTCAGCAGCGCGGGATGCGTTCGGGCACGCTCGATCTTGCCGGTGCTGCGGCCTTCGCAGCGGCGCTTGATGCCGCTGCCGATGATGCTGTGGTTGCTCGTCTGCGGCAGTTGCGTGACCTGTGTATTCATGAGCTGCGGGCTGCAGTGCCGGATGCCGTATTGCTGGGAGCGGACGCTGCCGCCGAACTGAACGACAACGGCGTGAGCGTGCCCGCGCGGTTGCCTGGGAACGCTCATTTCTTGTTCCCTGGGGCGCAGGGGGATTCGCTGCTGTATCTGCTTGATATGGCGGGAGTGTCAGTATCAACCGGGTCAGCGTGTCAGGCCGGTATCCCTGAACCGAGTCATGTGGTGCTTGCGATGGGCGGGGATGCGGATGCGGCCAAGAGTGTGCTGCGTATCACCCTCGGTTGGGATACACGCGAGGAGGACGTGCGCGCCTTGGTGGAAGCGTTGCCGGATGCGTACGCTCGGGCACGGCGGGCAGGTTTCTCGAATCGGTAG